The Coffea arabica cultivar ET-39 chromosome 9e, Coffea Arabica ET-39 HiFi, whole genome shotgun sequence genome has a window encoding:
- the LOC113709471 gene encoding wall-associated receptor kinase-like 1 has protein sequence MNDLRFIHGLLLFLCLVVLSSAETRFPMAKPGCNDTCGNVTIPYPFGIGPDCALNEAYNIICTDVSGDSIHGLRPYLGLQPGQSSQTTMEVLGISLSDQTVTINYPVSQICSVNGSTVDTALMDTFLAKVPFYVSREHNKLMLLGCGNALLKLINGGPQILSGCTSMCNSTMITGCYGINCCQASIPYYLSQYSLRLTASQNFTSSTCAYAFLVDQNWKLESYINPPKVLLVHAPVVWSWPLNHSEIVTISGCSPRISSLELESSTIPTYQCECSTLGDDTWFYQVNPYLDGACKHAISEISGKGNRKAIITGTTVGAGMLILLITAFCLYNVVKKMYKNKRKEKFYRRMLRQQLSAEDIENAKLFTANELSKATDNFNENRILGQGGQGTVYKGMLNDGKIVAIKKAKNVNDSRFEEFVNELVILLQVNHRNVVKLLGCCLQSEVPLLVYEFIPNGTLYSLIHSQNDDEFPFTWNLRLRIATEITGALAYLHSDISVPILHRDIKSSNILLDEKYIAKVSDFGTSRSIEVDQTHLTTRVQGTFGYMDPEYFLTSQYTEKSDVYSFGVVLVELLTRQKPVSCIQTGEDVSLSLADRFLKSLNQNSLGTILDPELADERNEEEVIVVAKLAQRCLNSNAKARPTMKETHRELESVKSSKGDSAIHAKFHNPSCVGEEAVGISDSTCYTWTTSSDPVESPSDAYPFMYKTV, from the exons ATGAATGATCTACGGTTTATCCATGGTTTACTTTTGTTTCTTTGCCTTGTTGTTCTATCTTCAGCTGAGACTAGATTTCCAATGGCGAAGCCAGGATGCAATGATACTTGTGGAAATGTGACAATTCCATACCCATTTGGGATTGGCCCTGACTGTGCTCTCAATGAAGCATACAACATAATCTGTACGGATGTCTCTGGCGATTCCATCCATGGTTTAAGGCCATATCTGGGGCTTCAACCGGGACAAAGTTCCCAAACAACCATGGAGGTGCTGGGAATCTCCCTGAGTGACCAAACTGTAACCATCAATTATCCAGTTTCTCAAATCTGCTCTGTGAACGGGTCAACGGTTGATACGGCCTTGATGGATACTTTCCTTGCTAAAGTTCCTTTCTATGTTTCTAGAGAACATAACAAGCTGATGCTTCTTGGCTGTGGTAATGCTCTCCTCAAATTGATAAATGGCGGTCCGCAGATCTTGTCTGGTTGCACCTCAATGTGTAACAGCACCATGATAACCGGTTGCTATGGTATCAATTGTTGTCAGGCAAGCATTCCATACTACCTCAGCCAATACAGTTTGCGCTTAACAGCCTCTCAGAACTTTACATCTAGCACCTGTGCTTATGCCTTCTTGGTTGACCAAAACTGGAAGTTAGAGAGTTATATCAACCCTCCAAAAGTACTTCTGGTTCATGCTCCTGTTGTTTGGTCCTGGCCCCTTAATCATTCTGAAATCGTTACCATCTCAGGTTGCAGTCCCAGAATAAGCTCCCTTGAGTTAGAATCCAGCACCATTCCCACTTATCAGTGTGAATGCAGCACCTTAGGAGATGATACGTGGTTTTACCAAGTCAATCCATACTTAGATGGTGCCTGCAAACATG CCATTTCGGAAATCAGTGGCAAGGGGAACAGAAAAGCGATTATTACTG GTACTACCGTAGGAGCTGGCATGTTGATTCTTTTGATCACTGCCTTTTGTTTGTACAACGTAGTCAAGAAGATGTACAAAAATAAGCGCAAAGAGAAGTTTTATAGAAGAATGTTAAGACAGCAGTTATCTGCAGAGGATATTGAAAATGCAAAGCTTTTCACTGCTAATGAATTAAGCAAGGCCACTGACAACTTCAATGAAAATCGAATACTCGGTCAAGGTGGTCAAGGTACAGTATATAAAGGGATGTTAAATGATGGAAAGATAGTAGCAAtcaaaaaggcaaaaaatgTGAATGACAGCCGCTTTGAGGAATTTGTCAATGAGTTAGTCATTCTGTTGCAAGTTAATCATAGGAATGTGGTAAAACTCCTAGGCTGCTGTTTGCAAAGTGAAGTCCCCCTACTAGTTTATGAATTCATCCCCAATGGAACCCTTTACAGTCTAATTCATAGCCAGAATGATGATGAGTTCCCATTCACGTGGAACTTGAGACTAAGAATAGCCACAGAGATAACAGGAGCATTGGCATATCTGCACTCAGATATTTCAGTTCCCATCTTACACAGAGATATCAAATCCAGCAATATacttttggatgaaaaatacaTTGCCAAAGTATCTGATTTTGGAACTTCAAGGTCTATTGAAGTCGATCAAACTCATTTAACCACACGTGTTCAAGGGACTTTTGGCTATATGGATCCAGAATACTTTTTGACAAGCCAATACACAGAGAAAAGTGATGTATACAGCTTCGGGGTTGTTCTTGTTGAGCTACTAACAAGACAAAAGCCAGTATCTTGCATACAAACAGGAGAAGATGTTAGCTTGAGTTTGGCAGACAGGTTTCTGAAATCCCTGAATCAGAATTCCCTCGGGACAATTCTTGATCCTGAACTTGCTGAtgagagaaatgaagaagaGGTCATTGTTGTTGCTAAGCTCGCACAACGATGCCTAAACTCTAACGCGAAAGCAAGGCCAACAATGAAGGAAACGCATAGGGAGTTGGAAAGCGTGAAATCATCCAAAGGGGATTCAGCAATTCATGCAAAATTTCACAATCCAAGTTGTGTTGGGGAAGAAGCTGTTGGGATATCTGATAGTACATGTTATACATGGACAACATCAAGTGATCCCGTTGAGTCACCTTCAGATGCTTACCCTTTCATGTATAAAACAGTATAA